From Loxodonta africana isolate mLoxAfr1 chromosome 2, mLoxAfr1.hap2, whole genome shotgun sequence, the proteins below share one genomic window:
- the B3GALT5 gene encoding beta-1,3-galactosyltransferase 5, which yields MAYAKMRCMYIFLLVLGALCLYVSVYNLTPFKEELFVFKKESGNFLQLPEIDCRENPPFLVLLVTSSHRQVAARMAIRQTWGREMVVKGKQIKTFFLLGITTKDQEMTAVAQEGQQYGDIIQKDFVDVYFNLTLKTMMGIEWVHHYCPEAAFVMKTDCDMFVNVYYLTELLLKKNRTTRFFTGFLKMNEFPIRKKFNKWFVSKFEYPWDKYPPFCSGTGYVFSGDVASQVYDVSESVPFIKLEDVFVGLCLEKLNIKLEELHSEQTFFPEGLHFSTCRFKKIVTCHFIKPPEMLTYWQALESSPREECSVF from the coding sequence ATGGCTTACGCGAAGATGAGATGTATGTATATTTTCCTTCTGGTTCTGGGGGCCCTTTGCTTGTATGTTAGTGTGTACAATCTGACTCCTTTTAAAGAAGAGCTGTTTGTTTTCAAGAAAGAAAGTGGGAACTTCCTTCAGCTCCCGGAAATAGACTGCAGAGAGAATCCTCCCTTCCTTGTCCTGCTGGTGACTTCCTCGCACAGACAGGTGGCCGCTCGGATGGCCATCAGGCAGACTTGGGGGAGAGAGATGGTCgtgaaaggaaaacaaataaaaaccttCTTTCTCCTGGGAATCACAACCAAAGACCAGGAAATGACAGCAGTGGCCCAGGAAGGCCAGCAATATGGAGACATTATCCAGAAGGACTTTGTGGACGTCTATTTCAATTTGACTCTGAAGACCATGATGGGCATTGAATGGGTCCACCACTACTGCCCTGAGGCTGCCTTTGTGATGAAGACAGACTGCGACATGTTTGTAAATGTCTACTATCTCACTGAACTACTtctgaagaaaaacagaacaactaggtttttcactggcttcttaaaaatgaatgaattcccAATTAGGAAGAAGTTCAATAAGTGGTTTGTCAGTAAATTCGAGTACCCATGGGACAAGTACCCGCCTTTTTGCTCTGGCACGGGCTATGTTTTTTCTGGCGATGTTGCAAGCCAGGTGTATGATGTGTCCGAGAGCGTCCCCTTTATTAAATTAGAAGATGTGTTTGTGGGGCTCTGCCTGGAGAAACTGAACATCAAGCTGGAGGAACTTCACTCGGAGCAGACGTTTTTCCCTGAAGGGTTGCACTTTTCCACATGTCGCTTTAAGAAAATTGTGACCTGCCATTTTATCAAACCTCCAGAAATGTTGACCTATTGGCAGGCTCTGGAGAGCTCCCCCAGAGAAGAGTGCTCAGTTTTCTGA